In the genome of Vigna radiata var. radiata cultivar VC1973A unplaced genomic scaffold, Vradiata_ver6 scaffold_100, whole genome shotgun sequence, one region contains:
- the LOC111241236 gene encoding uncharacterized protein LOC111241236 isoform X1 gives MDGESIDHSIQDKQAKVVSETIGDSPRSKDSSRESGSSSDSEKQICVISKVESDKAEFSDTHTDDTKITSSSARRGTSCSLSEPSSDDSFAMEESFTYTKSGKDYVSSSESSDKSEVDNNFVLPTSTDEVNNLSNSQKDMSPIASPPLQVMDRSGSYNASIIPSSIFETNANPSEWSIASNDSLFSIQIGQPSFSREKAFMYGELCLSMELTKSGELNNQEPSVILQKIGTTENNVAVEEIDTSIKSADVEELQATTSFGSFKFEGESHLLDDNETETSPETKSLKSSKSNASIPSHRDNEILPDPPLKKRSRKAYFYSCGWMSHLWPSCKCLSCCSSFSSCWRCNRTKCHHATSLILKEEGNGSTKMDVSPQESDKPHESDKPHESDKEESGMASDSTAIQTKQESEVLSKSKDKNCNWLHSFSCPWNLPSKSKHCCCC, from the exons ATGGATGGAGAGTCAATTGATCATAGTATACAAGATAAACAAGCAAAAGTAGTTTCAGAAACTATCGGTGACAGTCCGAGAAGTAAAGATTCCAGCCGTGAGAGTGGAAGCAGTAGTGATTCAGAAAAGCAAATTTGTGTCATCAGTAAAGTTGAAAGTGATAAGGCTGAATTCTCTGACACACATACCGATGACACTAAAATCACGTCTTCATCAGCTAGAAGGGGAACTTCTTGCTCTTTATCCGAACCATCATCAGATGATTCCTTTGCAATGGAGGAATCATTTACGTACACCAAATCTGGGAAAGATTATGTTTCTAGCTCTGAGAGCTCTGACAAGTCTGAAGTTGACAACAACTTTGTACTTCCAACATCAACAGATGAAGTTAACAATTTGAGCAACAGCCAAAAGGATATGTCACCAATTGCTAGTCCCCCCCTCCAAGTGATGGATCGGTCTGGAAGTTATAATGCATCTATTATTCCATCTTCAATTTTTGAAACAAATGCTAATCCTTCAGAATGGAGTATTGCTTCTAATGATTCACTATTCAGTATTCAAATAGGGCAACCAAGTTTCTCCAGAGAAAAAGCGTTTATGTATGGTGAATTATGCTTGTCAATGGAATTGACCAAATCTGGTGAGCTGAATAACCAAGAACCTTCAGTTATACTACAAAAGATAGGCACTACTGAAAATAATGTTGCTGTAGAGGAGATAGACACTTCCATAAAGAGTGCTGATGTAGAGGAACTGCAAGCAACAACATCATTTGGATCTTTCAAGTTTGAGGGAGAAAGTCACCTTCTAGACGATAACGAAACAGAGACTTCACCTGAAACAAAAagtttgaaatcatccaagtcCAATGCGTCTATTCCCTCTCATAGAGACAATGAAATTTTACCTGATCCTCCATT AAAGAAGCGATCACGGAAAGCCTACTTCTATAGTTGTGGCTGGATGAGCCATTTGTGGCCGAGCTGCAAGTGTTTGAGTTGTTGCTCATCATTCTCCAGCTGTTGGAGATGTAATCGTACAAAGTGTCATCATGCCACCTCCCTAAT tttgaaagaagaaggaaatggTTCTACGAAGATGGATGTTTCACCACAGGAGTCAGATAAACCACATGAATCAGATAAACCACATGAATCAGATAAAGAAGAATCAGGAATGGCTTCGGACTCTACAGCTATCCAAACTAAACAAGAATCCGAAGTGCTTTCCaaatcaaaagataaaaattgcaATTGGCTCCATTCTTTTTCTTGTCCATGGAACC
- the LOC111241236 gene encoding uncharacterized protein LOC111241236 isoform X2, with product MDGESIDHSIQDKQAKVVSETIGDSPRSKDSSRESGSSSDSEKQICVISKVESDKAEFSDTHTDDTKITSSSARRGTSCSLSEPSSDDSFAMEESFTYTKSGKDYVSSSESSDKSEVDNNFVLPTSTDEVNNLSNSQKDMSPIASPPLQVMDRSGSYNASIIPSSIFETNANPSEWSIASNDSLFSIQIGQPSFSREKAFMYGELCLSMELTKSGELNNQEPSVILQKIGTTENNVAVEEIDTSIKSADVEELQATTSFGSFKFEGESHLLDDNETETSPETKSLKSSKSNASIPSHRDNEILPDPPLKKRSRKAYFYSCGWMSHLWPSCKCLSCCSSFSSCWRCNRTKCHHATSLIRRKWFYEDGCFTTGVR from the exons ATGGATGGAGAGTCAATTGATCATAGTATACAAGATAAACAAGCAAAAGTAGTTTCAGAAACTATCGGTGACAGTCCGAGAAGTAAAGATTCCAGCCGTGAGAGTGGAAGCAGTAGTGATTCAGAAAAGCAAATTTGTGTCATCAGTAAAGTTGAAAGTGATAAGGCTGAATTCTCTGACACACATACCGATGACACTAAAATCACGTCTTCATCAGCTAGAAGGGGAACTTCTTGCTCTTTATCCGAACCATCATCAGATGATTCCTTTGCAATGGAGGAATCATTTACGTACACCAAATCTGGGAAAGATTATGTTTCTAGCTCTGAGAGCTCTGACAAGTCTGAAGTTGACAACAACTTTGTACTTCCAACATCAACAGATGAAGTTAACAATTTGAGCAACAGCCAAAAGGATATGTCACCAATTGCTAGTCCCCCCCTCCAAGTGATGGATCGGTCTGGAAGTTATAATGCATCTATTATTCCATCTTCAATTTTTGAAACAAATGCTAATCCTTCAGAATGGAGTATTGCTTCTAATGATTCACTATTCAGTATTCAAATAGGGCAACCAAGTTTCTCCAGAGAAAAAGCGTTTATGTATGGTGAATTATGCTTGTCAATGGAATTGACCAAATCTGGTGAGCTGAATAACCAAGAACCTTCAGTTATACTACAAAAGATAGGCACTACTGAAAATAATGTTGCTGTAGAGGAGATAGACACTTCCATAAAGAGTGCTGATGTAGAGGAACTGCAAGCAACAACATCATTTGGATCTTTCAAGTTTGAGGGAGAAAGTCACCTTCTAGACGATAACGAAACAGAGACTTCACCTGAAACAAAAagtttgaaatcatccaagtcCAATGCGTCTATTCCCTCTCATAGAGACAATGAAATTTTACCTGATCCTCCATT AAAGAAGCGATCACGGAAAGCCTACTTCTATAGTTGTGGCTGGATGAGCCATTTGTGGCCGAGCTGCAAGTGTTTGAGTTGTTGCTCATCATTCTCCAGCTGTTGGAGATGTAATCGTACAAAGTGTCATCATGCCACCTCCCTAAT aagaaggaaatggTTCTACGAAGATGGATGTTTCACCACAGGAGTCAGATAA